A genome region from Triticum aestivum cultivar Chinese Spring chromosome 2B, IWGSC CS RefSeq v2.1, whole genome shotgun sequence includes the following:
- the LOC123045256 gene encoding uncharacterized protein has translation MTPPSSPRRLHLVSSLLPPLQRCRPRCAGNGLDRGRPGLTAAAPGFSSRCVESPWPPRRVTFVAAASQLHCCRQESLPDKVTSSKSLLSMVLLPCLMCVWLLTGEGLRRCRPAPVRSGATWLPGRLDYSLQSSKKWEDLGAAPFWIWGLHGLGAASHGNEGKFLGI, from the exons atgacgccgccctcgagcccgcgccgcctccacctcgtctcctcccttctccctcctctacaACGCTGCCGCCCTCGATGCGCC GGCAACGGATTGGATCGAGGGCGCCCTGGCCTCACTGCCGCTGCACCTGGATTCTCTAGCCGCTGCGTGGAGTCGCCCTGGCCACCGCGTCGAGTCACCTTCGTCGCCGCCGCGAGTCAGCTCCACTGTTGCCGCCAGGAATCCCTTCCTGACAAGGTAACATCCTCCAAATCCCTGCTCTCCATGGTCCTACTGCCCTGCTTGATGTGTGTGTGGCTTCTAACTGGAGAGGGTCTCCGCCGGTGTCGGCCTGCACCGGTGAGGTCGGGCGCGACCTGGCTTCCAGGGCGGCTTGACTACAGTCTACAG AGCAGTAAAAAATGGGAGGATTTGGGAGCTGCTCCGTTTTGGATATGGGGGCTGCACGGGCTTGGAGCAGCAAGCCATGGCAACGAAG GAAAGTTCCTAGGGATTTGA